The following coding sequences are from one Leptolyngbya sp. NIES-3755 window:
- a CDS encoding bacteriochlorophyll/chlorophyll a synthase (similar to AA sequence:cyanobase_aa:LBDG_33300), protein MTDSPDLTTTPDAENRSAKTRQLLGMKGADVKESSIWKIRLQLMKPITWIPLMWGILCGAASSGNYHWALEDVLKSATCMLLAGPLLTGYTQILNDYYDREIDAINEPYRPIPSGAISLPQVVIQIWVLLLGGIGLAYVLDRWAGHEFPTITILAIVGSFLSYIYSAPPLKLKQNGWLGCYALGASYIAIPWWTGHALFGELNPTIILLTLFYSFSGLGIAIVNDFKSVEGDRALGLKSLPVIFGVSTAAWICVAMIDVFQGGVAAYLMSIGQNLYATLLILLIIPQITFQDMYFLRDPIQNDVKYQASAQPFLVFGMLVTALALGHAGV, encoded by the coding sequence ATGACAGATTCTCCTGACCTGACAACGACTCCCGACGCAGAGAATCGCTCTGCTAAAACTCGTCAGCTTCTCGGTATGAAAGGGGCTGATGTCAAAGAGTCCTCAATTTGGAAGATTCGACTGCAACTGATGAAGCCGATCACCTGGATTCCGCTGATGTGGGGAATCTTGTGCGGTGCAGCTTCATCGGGGAACTATCATTGGGCTTTGGAAGATGTGCTGAAATCTGCAACCTGTATGCTGTTGGCGGGTCCGTTGCTGACAGGTTACACACAGATTTTGAACGATTACTACGATCGAGAAATTGACGCGATCAATGAACCGTATCGCCCAATTCCGTCTGGTGCAATTTCTCTGCCGCAAGTAGTGATCCAAATCTGGGTGCTGCTGCTGGGTGGAATTGGTTTAGCGTATGTGCTCGATCGCTGGGCGGGACATGAATTTCCAACGATTACGATTTTAGCGATCGTCGGTTCATTCTTGTCTTATATCTATTCCGCGCCCCCTTTAAAGCTGAAACAAAACGGTTGGCTCGGTTGTTATGCGCTGGGTGCAAGTTATATTGCAATTCCTTGGTGGACAGGTCATGCACTGTTTGGGGAGTTGAACCCAACGATTATTTTGCTAACGCTGTTCTATAGTTTTTCGGGACTGGGAATTGCGATCGTCAATGATTTCAAGAGTGTGGAAGGCGATCGAGCATTAGGCTTAAAATCTTTGCCTGTGATCTTTGGAGTTTCTACAGCGGCTTGGATTTGTGTCGCGATGATCGATGTGTTTCAAGGTGGCGTTGCAGCTTATCTGATGTCGATCGGTCAAAATCTCTATGCAACATTGTTGATTCTGCTCATCATTCCGCAGATTACATTCCAAGATATGTATTTCTTGCGCGATCCGATTCAGAACGATGTCAAATATCAAGCGAGTGCTCAACCGTTTTTGGTGTTTGGAATGCTTGTGACCGCATTAGCACTTGGACACGCTGGCGTATAA